The proteins below come from a single Procambarus clarkii isolate CNS0578487 chromosome 26, FALCON_Pclarkii_2.0, whole genome shotgun sequence genomic window:
- the LOC123756921 gene encoding uncharacterized PE-PGRS family protein PE_PGRS54-like, with protein MLVHAGGGAAMLVHAGGAATLVHAGGAATLVHAGGAATLVHAGGAATLVHAGGAATLVHAGGAATLVHAGGAATLVHAGGAATLVHAGGAATLVHAGGAATLVHAGGAATLVHAGGAATLVHAGGAATLVHAGGAATLVHAGGAATLVHAGGAATLVHAGGAATLVHAGGAATLVHAGGAATLVHAGGAATLVHAGGAATLVHAGGAATLVHAGGAATLVHAGSGAATLVHAGSGAATLVHAGGAATLVHAGGAATLVHAGGAATLVHAGGAATLVHAGGAAMLVHAGERRHAGSCRGRRHAGSCGGRRHAGSCGGRRHAGSCGGRRHAGSCGGAPPGPPTDSGRRTFMHEMQQ; from the coding sequence ATGCTGGTTCATGCAGGGGGCGGCGCCGCCATGCTGGTTCATGCGGGGGGCGCCGCCACGCTGGTTCATGCGGGGGGCGCCGCCACGCTGGTTCATGCAGGGGGCGCCGCCACGCTGGTTCATGCAGGGGGCGCCGCCACGCTGGTTCATGCAGGGGGCGCCGCCACGCTGGTTCATGCAGGGGGCGCCGCCACGCTGGTTCATGCAGGGGGCGCCGCCACGCTGGTTCATGCAGGGGGCGCCGCCACGCTGGTTCATGCAGGGGGCGCCGCCACGCTGGTTCATGCAGGGGGCGCCGCCACGCTGGTTCATGCAGGGGGCGCCGCCACGCTGGTTCATGCAGGGGGCGCCGCCACGCTGGTTCATGCAGGGGGCGCCGCCACGCTGGTTCATGCAGGGGGCGCCGCCACGCTGGTTCATGCAGGGGGCGCCGCCACGCTGGTTCATGCAGGGGGCGCCGCCACGCTGGTTCATGCAGGGGGCGCCGCCACGCTGGTTCATGCAGGGGGCGCCGCCACGCTGGTTCATGCAGGGGGCGCCGCCACGCTGGTTCATGCAGGGGGCGCCGCCACGCTGGTTCATGCAGGGGGCGCCGCCACGCTGGTTCATGCAGGGGGCGCCGCCACGCTGGTTCATGCAGGGGGCGCCGCCACGCTGGTTCATGCAGGAAGCGGCGCCGCCACGCTGGTTCATGCAGGAAGCGGCGCCGCCACGCTGGTTCATGCAGGGGGCGCCGCCACGCTGGTTCATGCAGGGGGCGCCGCCACGCTGGTTCATGCAGGGGGCGCCGCCACGCTGGTTCATGCAGGGGGCGCCGCCACGCTGGTTCATGCGGGGGGCGCCGCCATGCTGGTTCATGCGGGGGAACGCCGCCACGCTGGTTCATGCAGGGGGCGCCGCCACGCTGGTTCATGCGGGGGGCGCCGCCACGCTGGTTCATGCGGGGGGCGCCGCCACGCTGGTTCATGCGGGGGGCGCCGCCATGCTGGTTCATGCGGGGGGGCGCCGCCGGGGCCGCCTACAGACAGCGGCAGGCGCACATTCATGCACGAGATGCAACAGTGA